The Chloroflexota bacterium sequence CCGGCCGTTCACCGAGCCTCGGTTCGAGATGGTGATCAGCGTCACGCCGTAGTCGGCCAGCATCTTCTTCAGATCGTCCTTGCGCTCTGCGAAGTCCTGGTACGACTCGCCGTACAGCTCCAGGCCGGGAAAGCCAAGGTCGCTGACGAGCTTGATCTGCTCCTCGTTGATGGTGACAAAGACGCCGAAGAGTGCCGAGCCGACGGCAAAATGCGGTCGGCCGTCGGTGCCGATGGGGTTGCTCACATCGTCCTCGCTGGTGCAACGCGCACAGAATCTGTGTGCCGCTGCCACGAGGATACCCCTTCGGCGGGCAGCGCTCAACACGCGGTACACTCCGCGGCGACGTTCCGAGACGGCTCCCTTTGAGGTTCACTGCACGTGGACGACGCCCCCACCGTCGAGCACTGGCTGGCCCTGCTCCGCGACGGGAGCGCGGCCGAGCAGCAGCGTGCCCGCACCGAGCTGGGGCTGATCCTCGAAGCGCGGGGCTTCCTGGACGAGGCCGCCGACGCTTACGAGCGCAATGTGCGCGACGGCGTGACAGACCGCCGGCCGTACGACCGGCTGGCCGCCATCGCACGGCAGCGCGGCGACGCCGAGGCCGAGGCGCGGGTGCTGCGAGCGCTGGCCGAGATGCTCGCGCCCGTGGGTTCCCCCGGACCCCTGGCCCCGCTCCCGCCAGCAGAGAAGGGGGCATCTCCCGCAACGAGGTCAGCCGGGCGCTGGCTGCTTGCCGCCGGCGGCGTGGCCGTCGTCTCGGTGGTCATCGGCGGCGCACTGCTGATTCCCGTGCGCCCGCCTGCGCCGCCGGCTTCGGCGCTGGTATCGCCGTCAGCCGTCGAGCGCGCGCCGTCGTCCAACCTGGCGGTTGCGCCGGCAGCTTCGACCCTCCTGCCTTCACCGGTGCCATCACCCACGGCCCCGCCGCCCAGCCCGGTACCGGCCCCGTCGCCCACAGCCACCGCCGTGCCGCTTGCCTCGCGCTGCACCGACGCCGCGGAGCGCTTCCCGCAGACAAACGACACCGAAGCCGCCGTGCGCGCCGCGTACGCCACGTACATGGGTCGGCAGGGCGTGACCATCGATCCGACCAGCGCCCTGTTCACGGGGCAGGGCGCCGCCTACGTCGAGCGGCACGCCGAGGTGGTGGCTGGCTGGATGGCTGTCAGCCTCCAGCGCGAGCGGCGAGGACTACCAACCTTTCCGCTGGTAGACTACGTCGCCAGCGACATCGTGGTGGCGTCCGGCCAGGATGCGTTCCAGCTTCGGGCAACGATCTCACCGCAGGGCTGGACGGAGCTGCGCGCCCTGCCCGCCGACACCTGCGAGGGCGCGTTCTTGAAGCACCCCGACAACGCCCGCTGGGTAGACCTGATGCAGGCGAGCGTCGGGGACATCACCTGGGCCATCCCGACGCCGCAGCCCCGCCGCTAGCTACACCAGCTTCTCGCGGATGATCGCCGAGGCGTAGTCCATCACGATCACGACGATGCCGATGAGCCAGAGCGCCGTGGCCGCCTGATTCCACTGCAGCAAGTTGATGTACTGAATCAGGATAAACCCGATGCCGCCGCCGCCCACCAGCCCGATGACCGTGGACAACCGGACGTTGATGTCCCAGCGGTACATGGTGAACGACAGGAACTGCGGCACGACCTGCGGCAGCACCGCGAACAGCACCACCTGCAGCCGGTTCGCGCCCGTGGCGGTGATCGCCTCGATCGGGCCGGGATCGATGCTCTCGATGGACTCCGAGTAGAGCTTGCCCATCGCGCCGATCGAGTGGATCACAATGGCCATGACACCCGCGAACGGCCCCAGGCCCACCACCACGGCCATGATGACGGCCAGGATCAGCGTCTCGATGGAGCGGAGCACGTTGAACAGCGTCCGCACAAGGTAGTAGATCGTCCAGCCGACGCGGCTGCCCTGCATCAGGTTGCGCGCGCCCAGGAAGCTCAGCGGCACGCTGACCACCAGCGCGAAGAACGTCCCCATCAGCGCCAGGAAGATCGTCTCGATCATCTTGTCGAGCGCCGTCACGAACGTCTCGCTCAGGCGGTAGCTGCCGGTTGCCGTGGCCGTCTCGGCGCGCACCTGATACGCCCCCAGCCCCACCGAGGCCGGGAACGGGAACGACAGCGTGTAGTTGCCGCTGGCGTCCGTCTTCTCATTGCGGCGGATCGGGCGCGGCGTGTTGTTGAAGTCCACCAGGATCAGGTTGAGATCGCTGTTCGGGGCGGCGCCGGTGACGGTGATCGACAACGGCTGATTTGGCTGGATCGGCGAGGGCGAGACCACCAGCGAGCCGCCGCCCGGGATCTCGGTCCGCGACTCGCGCCCCGCCTCGACGCCGCCGACCTGGAGCGGAGCCTGCACCTGCCGCATCTCGTAGGTCTGGGCGATGACGTCTGGCTGCATCAGCCCGGTGAAGATCCGCTCCGACTTCGGCAGGTTCACCACCAGCGAGACGAAGTCCACCTGGGTCACCCGCCAGCCGTACGCCAGCGCCGCCACCGCGATGATGATGAACAGGAAGTTGCGCCACGAGGTGATGAAGCCGCCCGGGCCGGCCTTCCGGAAGGCCGAAGGGGCCGGCGTCCGACTGATGGATTGCGCGATCTCGGTCTGTGCCATCAGTGAATCTCCACCTCGACGGCGTCCTCGCCGTAAATCTCGCGAAAGCGCACCTCGTCGATGTCGGCCGGCAGGCCGTCGTACACGATCTGGCCGGCCTTCAGCGCGAGGACGCGCGTGGCGTAGCGCCGGGCCAGGCTCAGAAAGTGCAGGTTGCAGATCACGGTGATACCGTCCTGGCGGTTGATCTCCTCCAGGTACTTCATCACCGAGTGCGACGTGGCCGGGTCCAGGCTGGCGACCGGCTCGTCGGCCAGCATCAGCTTCGGCTCTTGCATCAGCGCCCGCGCGATGGCGACCCGCTGCTGCTGGCCGCCCGAGAGCGTGTCCGCCCGCTGGTTCGCCTTCTCGGGGATGCCGACGCGGTCGAGGTTGGCATAGGCCCGGTCGTAGTCCTGCGCTGGGAATCGCCCGAACATGCTCTGCAGCGGGCTGACCGAGCCGAGCCGGCCGGAGAGCACGTTCGTGATGACGCTCGACCGCTTCACGAGGTTGAACTGCTGAAAGATCATGCCGATCCGCTTACGCGCGTCGCGCAGCTGGCTCGGTGGCAGGGCGGTCAGCTCGACATCGTCAAGCCAGATCTTGCCGGACGTCGGCTCGACGAGGCGGTTGATGCAGCGCAGCAACGTCGACTTACCGGACCCGCTCAGGCCGATGATGACGAGAAACTCGCCATCGGGGACCGTCAGCGAGAGATCGTCAATCGCGACGACGCCGTTCGGAAAGACCTTGCGGAGATTCTGGATACGTAACATCGGCGGCCTCGTCCCGCGCTGCTGCTCGAATCGCCCAGCACAACCCCGACGGTTGATAGAGAAAGGCGCCCGCAACCCAGCCGGTTACGGGCGCGCTTCTATTGTACGGTGTGCCAACCTAGCGCGGCGCGAGCTCCTGCTCGAGGTTCAGGCCGAGCACGCTGGCGGCGCTGCGGACCGAGTCGTACTCGCTGTCCACGGCCGGCGCCAGGCCGTTGATGCGGTACAGCTCGGACAGCAGCTTCTTGCCATCCTCCGTGGCGGCGACGGCCAGCAGGCCATCCTGCACCTGGAGCACCAGCTCGTACGGCAGGCCCGCGCGCACCGACACGGTGTCGTTCGGGATCGGCGGGGTCTTGCCGATGACCTTGACCTTCTCCATCACATCGGGAAGGGTGCTGACGACGTTGGTGCGGGCATCGGTCTGAACGCCTTCGACGCTGTCCCCGAAGGTCGCGCCGGCGTCCACCTGCTTGTTGTAGACGGCGATCACGACCTTGTCATGGCCGCCCGCGAAGACCGTCTCCGAGAAGGCGGTCTTGTAGTCGATGCCGTTGGTGGCGAGGAGCGCGTTCGGGTAGAGGAAACCCGAGGCTGAGCCTGGGTCCACAAACGCGAACTTCTTGCCTGGCAGGTCGGCAACGCTGTTGATCTCGCTGTCCACGTGCGCGATGATCTGGCCGGTGTACGTCTTGCTGCCGCCGCGCACGCTGGCGAGGATCACGCGGCTGTTGAACTTGTCCTTCGCCAGCACGTAGGCGAACGGGGCCAGCCAGCCGATGTCCACGTTGTTCGCGCCCATCGCCTCGATGACCGCCGCGTACGAGGTCGGGACCGAGACGCTGAACGAGAGGCCGGTCTGCTGCGAGAGCATGTCGGCCAGCGGCTGGCCGCTCGCGAGCACCTTCTGCGAGTCGGTGGATGGCACGAACGCCATCTTGAGCGGGTTACCAGGCGTCCCCAGCGGGGCCTGATTCACCGTCGTGCCTGTCGACGGCGTGGTCATCGCCGCGAGCGCCGGCTCGACGGTCAGGAAGACGGCAAGCGCCATCGCCAACAGCGCGACAAGCGGTCCAAACGCGCGCGGAGGGGTGCTCCGGCGCTGGCGACGATTCGAAGTACTCATGCGGCTCCTCCCCGGGAGGTAGACTCGATACGGCCCCGCCGCAAACGGCGGTGGAAACGGCCCGCGCAGCCCGGCTCCGCGCTGACGCCAGCAGCCGCGCCTATGATACTGATAGGCGCGACGTTCCTCAATACGCAGGTGGTTGCGGATCGGGTAACGAGCGACCGGTCCAGGAGTTGCGAGGCAAGCCGCGAGCGGTCAGGCGTCAGCGGCTGACTGCTGACACCTGTGAGCTGTCGGCTCGTCATCCGCCGACGACGAGATGCTCCAGGATCCGCTGCTGCTCCCGCGCATCGGCGACGCCGCTCAGGGTGATCTGGTGCAGGTTGACCCCGGCCGCCTGCTGCTGCGTCAGCCGTGCGACGGCGTCGCCCAGCTGCGCTGGCGTGACGACGACGGCGAACTGTGCGAGCAGATCGTCGGAGACGGCCGCCGCGCCGCCAGCCGAGCCGCCGGCCTCCCAGGCAGCCCGAATCGCTTCGACCTCTGCGCCACGCCCCATCTCGGCCAACTGGGTGTAGTAGTAGACCCCCATCCGGGCGACGTAGTACGCCAGGTGCTGCTTGTACGCCCGCCGGGCGGCCGGCACGTCGTGCGTGACGATGACCGCGCCCGGCGACTTGACCACCAGCGCGGCAGGGTCACGCCCGGCCTCGGCGGTCATCGTGCGGACCCGCTGCACCTGCTCGGCCAGGCGGTCCAGCGGGATCATCATCGGGAGCCAGCCGTCGCCGTGCTCGGCCACGATCTTGAGGCCGGCCGGCCGGAATGAGGCGAGATAGACGGGGATGCTGGGCCGGACGGGCGTGAAGCGCAGGGTGAACCCGCGCGCAAACTGGAAGACCTCGCCCTGAAAGCGCAGCGGCTCGCCGGCCAGCAGCAGGCGGATGATCTGGATCGTCTCGCGCAGGCGGGCGGCCGGCTTGACGAACGGGATGCCGTGGAACTCCTCGATCACGAGCTTGCCGCTGGTCCCCAGCCCGACGATGGCCCGCCCGTTCGACAGCTCGTCCAGCGTCGCGAAGTGCTGGGCCAGGGCGGCCGGCGTCCGCGAGAAGACGTTGACGATAGACGTCCCGAGGGTCACGCGCTCGGTGCGGGCGGCAAGCTGCGCGAGCTGTCCGAACGCCTCGCGGCCCCAGGCCTCCGAGACGAAGACGGTCTCGACGCCGGCCGCGTCGGCGGCCTGGACGTAGGCCAGGGTGCGGTCACGCGCAGCAGCGGGGCCGGCCAGATCGACGGTGATCGAGAGTCGGCGCATCGTGACAGCAGGATAGCAGAGGCGCGACCGGACTACGACGGGGACGACGTGCTCGGGGCGCGGCCCAGGCGGCGGCCAACCTCGCGGTGGATCAACTCGCGGTTCTCGGAGTACATGTGCCAGACGGCCGGCATCGCCGAGACGATGATGATCAGGAAGATGACCGGCAGCAGGATCTTGTCGATGTCCTTCTCGGCCAGCCCGAGCCGAGTCTGGATGACCTCGGTCAGGTAGTAGCCGCCGAGCGTCATGCTCGTCACCCAGCCGATGCCGCCCAGGACGTTCCACATCAGAAACTTGCGGTAGCTCATCCGCGCCATGCCGGCGGCAATCGGCACGAACGTGCGGACGGCGGGGATGAAGCGGGCCAGCACGATGGCCTTGCCGCCATGCTTCTCGTAGAAGGCGGCGGCGGAGTCGAGGCGCTTCGGGTTCCGCCAGAACGACTCCTCGTTGGTGAAGAGGCGTCGGCCGAACTTCTCGCCGGACCAGTAGCCGACGCTGTCCCCCGTGATGGCAGCGACGCTCAGGAGCACCAGCATCACCCAGACGTTCAGCAGGTCGGGGAACCGCGCCGCGACCGACCCAGCCGTGAACAGCAGACTGTCGCCCGGGAGGAAGAAGCCGAAGAACAGCCCCGACTCGGCGAATACGATGGCGAACAGTCCGACGTAGCCTACGGCCTTGATCAGATCGGCCAGATCGAATGGCAGCATACGGTCCTCACCTTGGAAGTCGCGCGATTGTACGGCAGCATCCTGACGTAAGCCAACCGCATGCGGCGTCAGGCCACCATCATTCGACCAGAATTAATGCACTTCTCATGGTGCCGGCCGCCAGCAAAGCGGACGAGCCCGGGAGTCGCGTGCCAGACTCGTCTGTTCGGGGTCCAACCGTGCGCTACGCGTCCAGGGCCTGCTGCACCAGCCGCGAGACCGGCCACGGCCACGGGAAGTCGTGGCCGGCCCGGAACTCGATGATGACCGGCCCGTCGGCCGCCAGCGCCGCGTCCCAGGCAGCCCCGATGTCGGCCGGGTCCTCGACGCGGATGCCCGTCGCACCAAACGCCTCGGCGTACTTCACGAAGTCCACCCGCCCGATCTCGCTGGCGTACGCTCGACCGTACGCCTTCGTGTGCATGTTGTCGATCATGCCGATGCGCTGATCGTGGTGGACGCCGATCACGACCGGCAGCCGCTGCTCGCAGATCGTCAGGAAGTCGGACGAGGCCATCAGGAACGAGGTGTCGCCGCAGACCCCGACGATCTTCTTGCCCGGCCGCAGCCGCGCCGCCGCCAGCACGCTCGGCAGCGCGTACCCCATCGCCCCCCACGAGCCCGACTGGAAGTGCGACTCCGGCCCCCAGACCGGCGCCTGGAGGGGCGTCCAGAGCTTGACGTTGCTGACGTCGCTGATGACGAACGTGTCCGGCGTCATCCGCTTCGCCAACGCGTCGAGCGCCGCGCCGATGTGCCAGGGGCGGGCGTCCTTGTAGCGGTCCAGCTCGATGTCGAGGCCGCGCTGCTGCAGCTCACGGGCCTTCGCGCAGAGATCGAGCGTCGCCTGGGCCGTCTCGCGCGGGGCGCACGTCGTCGCGAGTCGGTCCAGCGCCGCCACCAGCTGCCCGACCGAGCCGAGGGCCGGCCCCCAGGTCGGGGTCGGATCGTCCGAGGCGTCGAGCAGCAGGCACGGGGCCGTGCCGCCCAGCAGCCCGGCCCCCATCTCGGTCCCGGCCCGCACGCCCACACCGATGACGAGGTCGGCCTCGTCCACCAGTTGCAGCGCCGTCTGGTGGCTGCGGGCCGGCCCCCACCAGACCGCCACCGAGAGCGGATGGACCGTCGGCATCGCGCCGTGGCCGTCCCAGGTGTGGCAGACCGGCGCGCCGAGCCGCTCGGCCAGCCTCACCAGCCCCTCGCTGACCGGCTGGAACATCGCTCCCTTGCCGGCCACGATGACCACCTTCTGCGCGCCGTCGATCTGCTTGACGACGCCGTCCAGGCTCGGCAGGCCGTCCGCGCCGTCGCCCATGTCATAGATCGACGTCGGGCCGCTCACCAGCGCCGCCTGCTCGACTTCGATCTCCTTGACGTTCAAGGCGCTCTCGGCGATCTCGATGTGCGTCGGGCCCGGCCGCCCGCTGACGGCGATCGCGAACGCCTTCGCCAGCGCGGCCGGGATCTCGGAGGCGTCCTCGATCCGCACGGACCACTTGGTCACGCCAGCGAAGGCGCTCTGGAGGAAATCGGCGGTATCGACGCCATGAAACGCCTCGTGGGGCGCTCCCGCTGGCACGCCGCCAGAGATGTGAACGATCGGCGCGCCAGCCGCGTACGCTCCGCCGATGCCCGACAAGGAGTTGGTCGCGCCCGGGCCGGCCGTCACCAGCACGACGCCCGGCCTGCCCGTCAGCCGGCCGTAGGTCTCGGCGGCGATGGACGCGTTGTTCTCGTGCTTGAAGGTCAGCGGCGCGATGCTGGGGGCGTCGGCCAGGGCGTCGAAGACCTGGATGACGTGCGAGCCGTCCAGCCCGAACACGGTATCGACGCCGTGCGCCAGCAGGCTCGCCACGACGGCCCGCCCTGGGTCCATCCGTTCGACGGTCCGTGCGATCTGCTCAGTCGCCTGCATGGCGTTCAACCTCCGGTCGTGGCAGTGCGGGAGATCAGGGGTGCGGGAGGATACCAGAGCCGGCAGTCAACAGTTGCCCGGCCCGCGCCACCCTGGGACAATGCCACCATGACGATGCCATCCGATGCCTCCCTGCTGGTGCGTGGTCGCTGGGTGGTCACCGGCGCCGCCCCTGACGACGCCACCCTGACCGATGCAGCGGTGCTGGTGCAGGACGGCCAGATCGTGACCCTGGGGGCGTGGGCCGACCTGCGCCGCGACCATCCGGATGCCCCCGTCCTCGGCTCGGAGCGGGTGGCCGTGCTGCCGGGCATGGTCAGCGCCCACCACCACGCGGCCGGGGTCTCACACATCCAGCAGGGCATCCCAGACGACGTGCTGGAGCCATGGCTGCTCGAACTGCGGCGCATGCGCCCGACCGATCCATACCTGGACGTGCTCCTGACCTCAGCACGGTTGCTCCGCTCGGGGGTGACCAGCGTGGTCGAGATGCACCAGTGCCGGGGGACGGCCGAGGCCGCCGTCGCCCGCGTGCGGCAGGCCTTGCGCGGGTTCGGCGAGGCCGGCATCCGCGTCGCCTTCGCGCCCGGCGTGGCCGATCAGAACCCGCTGGTCAGCGCCAGCGGCCCAGACGAGACAGCAGCTTTCCTGGCGAGCCTGCCAGCGGAGGCCCGCGCCGCCGCTGAGATGTTCCTGCCCGGCCCCGATGCTCTCCAGCCGGACGGCTTCCTGGCCCTGGTCGAAGAACTGCACGCGGAGTACGCCGATCACCCGCGCATCGACGTCTGGTATGGGCCGCCCGGCCCCAACTGGGTGACGGACGACTTCCTGCTGCGGATCGCGGAGCGGGCGAGCGCCCACCGGACGGGCATCCAGACCCACGTCGCCGAGTCGCTGTACGAGAAGCTGTACGGCCCCCGCACCTACGGCGAGTCGGTGGTCAGCCACCTGGAGCGGATCGGCGTGCTCGGGCCGCGCTGCTCGCTGGCGCACGCCGTCTGGCTCACCGAGGCGGACATCGAGATCCTGGCGCGCACGGGCACGTCGATCAGCCACAACCCCAGCTCAAATCTTCGGCTGCGGGCCGGCATCGCGCCGTCGCGGGCACTGCTGGCGGCCGGCGGGACGGTCGGGCTGGGGCTGGACGGCCACGGCTTCGACGACGATGACGACATCTTCCGCGAGATGCGCGTGGCGACGTGGCTCCAGCGCGGCCCCGTCATCGGCGCGCCGACGCTCGCACCCCGCGAGGCCCTGCACCTCGCCACGACCGGTGGCGCGGCCCTGCTCGGAAAAGCCGGGCAGCTTGGCCGGCTGGCCCCCGGCTACCAGGCCGACATCGTACTCGTGAACCTGGAACGGCTGTCCTGGCCGTGGATCGCCCCGGAGGCCGACCCGCGCGCCTTGCTGGTGCTCCGAGCGCAGGCCCGCGACGTGCGGACGGTCCTGATCGGCGGAGAGGTCGTGCTGCAGGATGGCCGCCCGACGCGCTTCGACGTGGACGCCGTGACCGCCGAGTTCGCGGCGCAACTGGGCACGACGCCGTTCCCGGAGGAGGCCGCCGCGCGGGTGGCCCTCCTGCGCGAGCACGTCTCTGCCTTCTATGCCGCCTGGGATGTTCCGGCCCTGGACCCCTACGAGCGCACCAGTTCGCGCACCTGACGCGCTCGCTCGGGAACGAGCGGTGCAGGAGGGCGGATGCTCAGGCCGGCCCCGGGCCGGCCTGAGTCAGCGTTCCACCGTAGGACGGTTCAGCTCAGGTGCTGCGTGAACCAGGCCACGACCTTGTCCCAGCCGTCCATCGCCTGCTGCTGCCGATAGCTCGGGGCATGCCAGTAGAAGAATCCGTGGCCGGCTCCATCGTAGCGGTGGAACTGGTACGTCTTGCCGTGCTCCTTCAACGCTGCTTCGTGCTGATCCACCTGGGCCGGACTCGGACCCTGGTCGTCGTTCCCGAAGAGGCCGAGCAGCGGCGCTGTGAGTTGCGGCGTCATGTCGATCACGCGGACCGGCCGTTGGGGCGTGGGATCGGCGGTGACGCCGCCACCCCACAGATCTACGACGGCATCGAACGCCGGGACGCGGGAGGCCACCAGCACGGCGTTCCGCCCACCCGAGCACGGGCCGATCACCCCAACCTTGCCGTTGCTGGTCGGTTGGGCCTTGATCCAGTTGAGCGCCGCCTCGGCGTCCGCAACCACGGAGTCGTCGGTGACCTGAGTGCGCCCGACGGCCGCCACCTCGTCCGGCAATCCGTGCCCGAATCGCTCGTACAGATTCGGGGCCACGGTCAGGAATCCGTGGTCGGCAAACCGCCGCGCGAACTCACGCGTCCACTCGTCGAAACCAGGAGCGTGATGGACGATCACCACGCCGGGGAACGGTCCGGGGCCTTTTGGCTGCGCGATGAAGGCGTGAATCGGGTCGCCACCACCCCCGGCGATGGTCATAGTCTCCGCCGTCATACCCGCGGTGGCGTCCGTCCTCTGAACGTTCCAGGCCATTCACCCTCCTCCAGGATGTGCGTTGCGGACATCTTTGTCCGGACCGCTCGTATACGTATGGCGGCGGGATGGCGGATTGGCTGTGCCCGATCGCACTCGAAAGGACAGAGCGGCGTGGCCGCGGAGCCACAAGCGCCCGTCCATTCAGTCGAAGACGATCACCGGCTTGATGCAGTCGCCGCGCTGCCCGAACGTCTGGAGCGCCAGTTCGATGTCTGGCAGCCCGAAGCGGTGCGTCACCAGCTTCTCGAAGGGATAGGCGCCCTTCGCCAGCACGGAGATGCAGCTCTCGTAGCTGTTCGCACCAAGCGCGCTGCCCCGGATGTCGAGCTGCTTCCAGACGAGATCGGCCGGGTCGATCGTCATCTTCGTGCCCGGGCGGTGGCCGCCGACCGTCGTCAGGACGCCGCCACGCCCCAGCAGTTGCACGCCGATCTCGAACGCGCCAGACGCGCCCGTCGCCTCGATGACGCGCGTCGCCAACTGGCCGCGATTGATCGAGCGCAGTTGTTCGGCAGGGTCTCCGTCGCCCAGCAGCAGCGTCTGGTGCGCCCCAAGCTCACGCCCGAGCGCCAGCCGCATCTGGTCGCCGTCGCGGCCGGCCAGCACGATCTTCCGCGCGCCGGCCTCGTGGGCAGCGACCGTCGCGAACAGGCCGATGGGTCCAGGACCGAGAATGACGACGATGTCGTCTGGGCGGATGTCCGCCGTGCGTGTCGCCTTCATGCCGATGGAGAACGGCTCCAGGAGGACGGCGACGGTCGGGTTGACCTCTGGCGGGATGTGGTGCACGATCGCGCCGTGCGGCAGCTCGACGAAGTCGGACCAGCCGCCCGAGAGCAGCGGCATCTCGTCCAGCGGGATGCCGCCCAGGCCGCGCTGCCGCGGGCAGATCGCATAGTCGATCAGCTTCGAGGCCCGCGAGCCGACGCCCCGGCAGTACTGGCAGCTGTGGCAGGGGATGCGCGTCTCCGGCACGACGAGGTCGCCGACGTGCAGCGGCGAGCCGTCGGCAGCGGCCCAGCCGGGCGCGACCTGCTCGACGCGCGCCAGGATCTCATGGCCGAGGATGCAGGGGCCGGCCGTACCCCAGCTGTAGCGGTGGAAGTCGGAGCCGCAGACGCCGCAGAGGACGGTCCGCAGCACCAGCTCGCCGGCGGGGCCGAGCGCCGGCACATCGAACTCGCGGACCGAGAGGCGGGGACTGCCCGTGCCGTCAAGGACGGCGGCACGCGAACGGGTCATCGGTAACTCTCCGGGCAAGGGCTTGCGCGCGAGCGCAGCGGCGCGCGGAGGCTAGAGTAGCACCGTCAGCGCCAGCACGACCGCCGCCGTCACCAGCGAGCCGACGGTCATGAAGACGAGCATCCAGAGGTTCGGCGGGTTCCGCTCCAGCATGTACGGATGCGGTTCGCCAGGCTGCCGCCTGGGGATCAGCTCGGCCGGAGTGAACTCGCCGTCAGCCGAGGTCGGGACACGAGTGGGCGATGCAGGGGGCTGTTCTGTCACGCGATGACTATACCAGGGTCGTGGGTCGTAGGTCGTAGGTGTTAGTGAAAGCGTGCAACTCGCCCTTGTCATCCTGAGCGCAGCGAAGGACCTCACCCGCTGACCGTCAACGTTCGTGTCACCCGCTGACCGTCAACACTCGCGTCACCCGCTGACCGTCAACACTCGCGTCACCCGCTGACCGTCAACACTCGCGTCACCCGCTGACCGTCAACGCTCGCGTCAGCGGGTGAGGTCCTTCGCTGCGCTCAGGATGACAAGGGTGAGTTTCGTATTTGCTACGACGCCGCGGCGCGCATCAGCAGGCATACTTCCACGACCCACGACCCACGACCCACGACCCACGACCCACGACCCACGACCCATGACCCACGACCCACGATCCACCCGGTATGATCCCGCCAGCCGAGACCTTTGACACACCTGGGAGGCTGCTGCGATGGTGCAGGCGGAACAGACCACGGACCGCATCAGCGGGCGGCCGATCCGCGTCGGGCTGGTTGGCTGCGGGACCATTGCGCGGAACCACATCCGCGCGTTGCTGCACTTCGCGCCGGACACCCGCATCACGGCGCTGGCCAGCCGCTCGCAGGAGAGCATCGAGGCCACCGCCACCTACATCGGAGAGCAGGCCGAGCTGGGGCTGGCCGAGTCGGCGGATGACGCCGCGCTCGCGTCTGCATACCGTCAGCACCGCGAGACCGTCCCGGCCACCTACACCGAGTGGACGGACCTGATCGCCGATCCCGACGTCGACGCCGTCATCGTCACCACGCCGCCGTTCCTGCACTGCCCGGTCACGCTGTCGGCGCTGGAGGCTGGCAAGCACGTCCTCTGCGAGAAGCCGCTCGCCGTCAGCCTGCGCGAAGCCGACGAGATGATCGGAGCCGCCGCCACCGCCCGGCGCATCCTCTC is a genomic window containing:
- a CDS encoding alcohol dehydrogenase catalytic domain-containing protein, with the translated sequence MTRSRAAVLDGTGSPRLSVREFDVPALGPAGELVLRTVLCGVCGSDFHRYSWGTAGPCILGHEILARVEQVAPGWAAADGSPLHVGDLVVPETRIPCHSCQYCRGVGSRASKLIDYAICPRQRGLGGIPLDEMPLLSGGWSDFVELPHGAIVHHIPPEVNPTVAVLLEPFSIGMKATRTADIRPDDIVVILGPGPIGLFATVAAHEAGARKIVLAGRDGDQMRLALGRELGAHQTLLLGDGDPAEQLRSINRGQLATRVIEATGASGAFEIGVQLLGRGGVLTTVGGHRPGTKMTIDPADLVWKQLDIRGSALGANSYESCISVLAKGAYPFEKLVTHRFGLPDIELALQTFGQRGDCIKPVIVFD
- a CDS encoding dienelactone hydrolase family protein, giving the protein MAWNVQRTDATAGMTAETMTIAGGGGDPIHAFIAQPKGPGPFPGVVIVHHAPGFDEWTREFARRFADHGFLTVAPNLYERFGHGLPDEVAAVGRTQVTDDSVVADAEAALNWIKAQPTSNGKVGVIGPCSGGRNAVLVASRVPAFDAVVDLWGGGVTADPTPQRPVRVIDMTPQLTAPLLGLFGNDDQGPSPAQVDQHEAALKEHGKTYQFHRYDGAGHGFFYWHAPSYRQQQAMDGWDKVVAWFTQHLS
- a CDS encoding amidohydrolase family protein, translating into MPSDASLLVRGRWVVTGAAPDDATLTDAAVLVQDGQIVTLGAWADLRRDHPDAPVLGSERVAVLPGMVSAHHHAAGVSHIQQGIPDDVLEPWLLELRRMRPTDPYLDVLLTSARLLRSGVTSVVEMHQCRGTAEAAVARVRQALRGFGEAGIRVAFAPGVADQNPLVSASGPDETAAFLASLPAEARAAAEMFLPGPDALQPDGFLALVEELHAEYADHPRIDVWYGPPGPNWVTDDFLLRIAERASAHRTGIQTHVAESLYEKLYGPRTYGESVVSHLERIGVLGPRCSLAHAVWLTEADIEILARTGTSISHNPSSNLRLRAGIAPSRALLAAGGTVGLGLDGHGFDDDDDIFREMRVATWLQRGPVIGAPTLAPREALHLATTGGAALLGKAGQLGRLAPGYQADIVLVNLERLSWPWIAPEADPRALLVLRAQARDVRTVLIGGEVVLQDGRPTRFDVDAVTAEFAAQLGTTPFPEEAAARVALLREHVSAFYAAWDVPALDPYERTSSRT